Below is a window of Paraburkholderia azotifigens DNA.
CGACACCGCGAGATTCGACATCAAAGGCTATGTGCTGCTGATCGTCGGCATGGTGTCGATCTCGATGGCGCTCGACGGACGCACCGAATTCACGATCCAGCACGCGACCGTGCTGATGCTGCTGATTCTTTCGCTAGGCTGTTTCGTCGCCTACGGATTGCATGCAGTGCGCGCCGCCAACCCGATCTTCTCGCTCGATCTGTTCAGGATTCACACGTTCAGCGTCGGCCTGCTCGGCAATCTGTTCGCACGGATCGGCAGCGGCGCGATGCCGTATCTGATCCCGCTGCTGTTGCAGGTGAGCCTCGGCTATAGCGCATTCGAAGCGGGCCTGATGATGCTGCCCGTCGCGGCCGCCGGCATGTCGTCGAAGCGTCTCGTCACGCGGCTCATCATGAAGTACGGCTACCGGCGCGTGCTCGTGTCGAATACGGTGCTCGTCGGTCTCGCGATGGCGAGCTTCTCGCTGACGAGCGAGCATCAGCCGCTATGGCTGCGCCTCGTGCAACTGGCTTTGTTCGGCGGCGTCAATTCGATGCAGTTCACCGCGATGAACACGCTGACGCTCAAAGATCTCGGCACGGGCGGCGCGAGCAGTGGCAACAGCCTGTTCTCGCTCGTACAGATGCTCGCAATGAGTCTCGGCGTCACGGTCGCGGGCGCGTTGCTCACCACGTTCACGGGTCTCATGCCCCGCGTGACGGCGGCCAACTCGCTGCCCGCGTTCCATGCGACCTTCCTGTGTGTCGGCCTGATCACGGCGGCGACGTCGTGGATCTTTGCGCAACTCGCGGCGGATATCCGGCAGCCGGCGAAACGCGCCGATCCGCAGGAACGCACCTGAGCGCGCGTGCTCGCATCCGGGCTCGCGCACGCCGCCCGTCATGCCCGAACGCTAATGGGGCGCGCGCCGCACCACCGGTGTGCGCTTCGCTTCTCGCGCGCATGACAGCATTGGCGATTGCGGCGCACAATTGAAGGCGTAGGCGGCCAGTATGCGGCCAATGCGCGGCCAATACGCGGCCAATACGCGGCGCGATTCACGCATGAGCAGCAGCGAACCCGCGGGGCTTCGTCATGCGCATGTTTCTTGCTGGCCTATCCTGTAAACTTGAATCTTTCGCGCGCCCATGCGCGGCCCATCACGTCCCCAACTGCTCGCTTTTTCAACCGCTTGCTTTTCAACCGCTTGCTTTTCAACCGATAACCGACACGATGAGCATGATCGAACTCGATCCTCCCGGCTTCCAGTCTCCACGCCCGATAGCGGGCGATGAAGGCTCGCGCCGCACCGTCCGGTATGGCGGCTACACGGTTTTCAGCGTGTTTCAGCCGGTTTTCTCGGTTTCGCACCGCCGCGCGATCGGTTATCACGCGTCGCTGCGCGCGCACGACGAGAACGGCAAGCAGGTGCCGTCGGCCGAAGTCTTCACGCAAGCCGCGCG
It encodes the following:
- the mdtD gene encoding multidrug transporter subunit MdtD, which gives rise to MSESTESATTAHRDTGKTTPTARSLTVMLWIVATGFFMQTLDSTIVNTALPAMARSLGELPLHMQSVVIAYSLTMAVMIPVSGWLADKLGTRRVFMSAILVFTIGSLLCANAQTLTQLVIYRVLQGVGGAMLLPVGRLAVLRVFPAERYLPALSFVAIPGLIGPLIGPTLGGWLVKIASWHWIFLINVPVGIVGVIATFIFMPDSRNPDTARFDIKGYVLLIVGMVSISMALDGRTEFTIQHATVLMLLILSLGCFVAYGLHAVRAANPIFSLDLFRIHTFSVGLLGNLFARIGSGAMPYLIPLLLQVSLGYSAFEAGLMMLPVAAAGMSSKRLVTRLIMKYGYRRVLVSNTVLVGLAMASFSLTSEHQPLWLRLVQLALFGGVNSMQFTAMNTLTLKDLGTGGASSGNSLFSLVQMLAMSLGVTVAGALLTTFTGLMPRVTAANSLPAFHATFLCVGLITAATSWIFAQLAADIRQPAKRADPQERT